Within the Halorhabdus rudnickae genome, the region GCCTGTACGACCCTCGGCAGTAGCTTCAAGCTGTTCTACGCCACTTCGGGCGCACACTTGCTTCGGGATCGCAAACGCTTCGCGGGCGCGATGGCGGCCGCAGCCGGCCTGGCTGTGGCGTCGCTGGCGATCTTCGGCCTCGAAACGAATCTACAGTACCTCGACGTGCTCACGTGGGGGAAAGGCTGGGGCGAGGCGAAGGCGATGTACGCCTGGGACACCGCCGCGGCCTACCGGCCGCTGTATGCCTTCGGCGGACTCGGACTCTATCTTAAGATATTCGGCATCCTCACGGTGATCGGACTGACGCTGGCGGCACGGACCAGTGACTCCCGGGCGGCACGGCACACGACGTTCGCGCTGGGTATCGCCGCCGTCCCGCTGTTCGCCCCGAAAGCCGACAGCCACGACCTCGTCGTGCTCGTGGTGCCCGCCGTGATCCTCCTCGCACACGAACTCGATCGCCCGGACGGATACGCCTGGATCCCGGTGCTCTCGGTGTTGCTCGTACACGTCCATCGGTACGCCCTGGAGTTCCTCACCAAGCCGGAGGGGAACTTCCCCGGGGCGGCGCTTTTGTACGACTTCGGACCGTATCTCCAGCCAGGCATGTGGGGGACGTTCCTCCTCGTAGGCCTGGCCGGGTATCGCGTCGCCGAACACGCGACGCTGCCCGCTCTTGGGTCGGTCCGTGACCGACTCGGGCAGTAACGCGCCCCAAAAGACCTCCCCGTCCTGCAGGGAGAGATGAGTAAACAGCCAGTTCGGACATGCAGCCGACAGATCACCACTATCCGATCTGATCGAAGAGAGTGACGGACGGGAGACAGTCACGCGGGCGAATATCGCTGGCAAAAAGCTTATACCCGCATTCCGAGTGTTTTCACGTCGAGAGAAACCCAAACATGAAACTCGCCATGATCGGCTTCGGGCAGGCCGGCGGGAAGATCGTCGATAAGTTCTTG harbors:
- a CDS encoding glycosyltransferase family 87 protein, encoding MPSIPRQLWASRRERPVLVIVSVVTIVTLLGWLPVEHHLREMGMGLPYTFNDFSAYTEALNRWLEGTQMYVPQENGGYFGEYLYPPVTVLAFYPFETTGFHTGAVLFGFTAIVLLWLGLEAMARTLGYRLRIWERLGLLVMLFSFQPVIRNFRWAQTATLLTASLAFAFYFQERAESETSPYSNGAVSDRTRSLYRYASGACTTLGSSFKLFYATSGAHLLRDRKRFAGAMAAAAGLAVASLAIFGLETNLQYLDVLTWGKGWGEAKAMYAWDTAAAYRPLYAFGGLGLYLKIFGILTVIGLTLAARTSDSRAARHTTFALGIAAVPLFAPKADSHDLVVLVVPAVILLAHELDRPDGYAWIPVLSVLLVHVHRYALEFLTKPEGNFPGAALLYDFGPYLQPGMWGTFLLVGLAGYRVAEHATLPALGSVRDRLGQ